The Dreissena polymorpha isolate Duluth1 unplaced genomic scaffold, UMN_Dpol_1.0 chrUn059, whole genome shotgun sequence region TCACAAAATCCGGCGTGATATCAGAATCAATGAATCTACAAAATGGCAATTATTCATTTCATGTTCGTGCAGCGAAAGGATTCCGAACTATAACAACCGTAGCTATAGTAACAGACCAAACCGTAATCCCATTTGTCATCGAAAATAAACCAGAGGAGGTGGAATTCGACTACAATAAATTTGAAAATGTCACTGGTTTAGAAGCAGGAAACTCAACCTTCAACGCCACAATGAACATTACAACAACGACCACTGTTCCAAACATATCCTCGAAGCCAAACAATGTCACAAACAGTTCAACATCAGACCTTGAGTACCAAGAGTATGGAATAGGAATTCATTTCTTGGGGTATAAACTTGGAAATAACAAATTTTATTACCACGTATTTTGGGCCAAGAGCAAATACACCTCCTCTCTAAGGTGGTTTAAGACTGACACAGATCTTAATTCAAAACAAAGCTTCATAATAAACGTCGTAAAGAAATTTGAATATCTCGACGACACAGTTGATGTCACCCTAATTGTTGCTGGTGAAGAAGTGGTTTCTATTTCTGGTTTCAAGTTTGCCGGAGCCGTGAAGTTAGCTGCGTTGACATGGACCGAGGACAATTACAAACCTCCGTTAGATGACATTTACAAGCCATTTTACGCAGAGGCAGAATTAAGCTCCCTATATGTACCTGATGTGCAAGATAAACCTTGTCGGCACGGACGCGGTTTCTATGATGGTGAAAGTGGCATCAAGGAACTTTGGGTTGGAGCTTCTGACAACAATCTCTCACCAGGCAATATTCGTGCGATGGAACTTTATAAAACGTTCTGCTTtccttgcattaagccctgtgaTATGCTTTGCAACGAATCGTGTACTGAGGAAAATTTGCTAGATGGTTTCAACATGGTTAGCATTGATGTTACAAATCTTCATCTCAAATAATCTGAGAACTCGCCGGAATGTGCAAATATCACAAGTGATAAAAAATGTAACAGTACTGCCTATTACCTTAACGCAAAACTAGTTAATTTTGCAGGCGAAGAAACAATTGTATTCTCGAATGGAATCCAAATCGATACATCACCACCTTATTGCAATAACGTTACATGCACCGATCCGGAAAACAGCGAAGATCAGCCAACAGAGTTTACTGGATCAAGCTCAACTATCGGTGCTTACTGGGACTGCGCAGATCAAACGAGCCAAATCGTGAAATATAATGTTCAGATAATCAATAAGGAAAGCGGCGCTATCATTATGGATTATGTGGACGTCGGTTTAAAGACCAAGGCGAAATTTAACCTACAAAATGGTACTTTTGAACACAAGAAACTTTACGAAGTTAGAGTGTCTGCATTGAACAGCGCCGGATTGGCGTCTATTTCTGCTTGTTCAGTGCAAGTGATCCTTTTCCCACCAGACGTTTCAAATATTATTTCTGGTCCTTTGTTTGCCAACCGAACAAATATAGCAGATGACGAGGAACCATATTGGACCGAGTCACAGTCACAGATCGGCATTCAGTGGCAAGGGGGAACGCCTGATATTGAATTCTATGGTATGtaaaatcacacaatttaaaattattataattggTCTTGTGAGTGTTATGACTTCTTGAAAGGTGTTTTCAAATATAGATGAAATGTGTAGATAAAAAGATCTTTTTCGTCTGGAAGCGCATTGATTTTCAAAGGGAGTCAAAAAGTTAGGGACCGACCAAAAATGCGACCGCATGACTGAAAGTCAGATAAAACTTAAAATACTCCTAACTCTGAGGTTGGGGGCATTCTACTACcagtaataataatacttataatacaaataataataataataataataataataataataataatgaaatactaaTAATAgtttaaactattaaaattattattatttttattaatgattattatttttattatttttataattatcgTTATCGTTAATTATTTTAGTGTGTATAGTTTGTATTACTTCTTATTAAAGAATGGCGGATAGGGACGCAGGCTGATGGGAACGACCTTTTCCCGCCATCGAAGGTTGGAATAAACACGACAGGTTTCTCCGCAATTGTTCACGGAAAGGTGCGCTTCAGTGATGAAGACGTCGATAGAACCGTGTCTGAATACAGAGATATCGTGAACATGTCAGCAGAAGAACGCGATAACTTCACATCTGCAAGCGAGGCAGAGAAAGCGTTCTTTATGGTGGAGCCAGGGCGTTGCGTGTACCAGTCACTGTCGGCTATCGGCCTGTCAAATTTGAAAAGTAACTTAAAAAAGGAATCAGTGTGTATAAAACGTGAGTTTTTAAAAGTGATATCTTTAATAAAACAGTTGCATATATCAAGTAATACAGTTATGCTTTAGTGTGTTAATATCTGAATATTTCGGAgcataaaaaacacacacgaaCAATTTCGGGTTTACCCTGGTGCAGcggtaaaattttaaataaaacatatttttccaTTCTGGTGCATttaaatcattatattactttcttGGGTGCTTCAGAAACATTCtcgttttgttgttttaattttaaaatttgacaaCACTTGTTTTCACACAGGTTCGCAAGATGTAAATCTTAAAAAGGAGGCAGGTAAATCATTGCTGAGGGCGGTGCGACCTGTCGGATCCTCCACCTGGATGGAAACAAATGACACCGTCGCCGCAGATATTTATGTTGAAATCGAACGTAAGTTCTCCGACTTTATCTACTTGAAGAATCTGGACGTAGGTACTGCTGCTCAGTATAGTTCAATATAGATGCAGAATATGAACGTGAGTACCTCCGCTTTATAATGTTGTCAAGTCTGAACAACATTGTACATAAGCTTTATAAAAGATAGGAAACTGAGCGTACCAACTTCCTATTTATGCAGCTGTTAAATCTTAAAGTAATTACTGCTTCTTATGAAGTTGTCTAATACAAACGTTAGTCctttttgctttttaaaattgCCCAAACTGAGCGTACATACTTccaatatttattgttttcaattcTGAACTTAAGTACATCCGCTTCAAAAAAGTGTCGAATCTGAGCGTACGTAATTCAGCTTTATGTGGTTGTCAAATCTAGACGTAAGTAATGTAACAATGTGCATAATATCAATGTCGAATATATACGTTCGTTCTTCAGCTTTATAAAGTTTCGAATCTGAGCGTATCTTCTTCCGCCTTATACATGTGCTAAATATAACCGTGTGTACATCCGCCTCGTAAAGTTTTCGAATCTGCGCGCATATACTTCCGATGTATTTAGTTGTTAAAACTGAACGTAGGTACTTCCGCCTTAAACAGTTGTCGAAACTGAGCAAACATATTTTCGCATGATAAAATTGTCGAATCTGAACCTTTTGTATAGTCGCATTTTATAGTTGTTACATGTAAAGAACGAACATCCACTTTATAAAGTTCTGTAAGCTGAATGTAATTATTTCCGCTTAACATACAATTAAGTTGTCCCTACTGAGTGTTAGTACTTCTATATGTTCTATCTTTGTAATATATTATTACGTCCTCCATAAAATAGTGATACTGTGCTGATTTTAACTGTAACAGTATGaatcgttttctgagaaaacttggcataatgcatgtgctcgaagtgtcgtcccagattagcctgtgcagtccgcacacgctaattagggacgacactttccaccttaattggatttttgctaagaagtgacttcatataaacgaaaaatgtcataaaagcggcttatctgggatgacactttccgcaaatgCATTAAATTCTTTTTCCATAGAGCAAGGCCCGTATTAATATATAGGACACGAATATGCGTTCTATTATTACAATACGCTGACGCAGATATTGTTTGAAAAGGTTAAAAAACACTTTATCATTCACACTATTGTTTTGCGTCATAATTCTCTTGATTGCAATGTTTGTTAGTAACTGCGGTTAGCGTCACTatgttttgcaatttatttactagTGGCGTAACACTATTTTGCAATATTCATAGTAACACAGGTTGACATTGTACTTTCGCAGTTTTCGCTGACATCGGTTGTACTATTGTTGGATTGATTTGTTAGTAACCACGGGTGGCATAACGTTGGGAACACTGACGAACCAGGACTTACAGGAAGCATACGGCAGTGCCTCCACGGCCGACTATAGGCCGTTCATCTCCAACATTGAAACAACGCTGCGGAAAACCTCCAGGCTATTGCGCCACAGGTAGACACAGATTAGACGTTCAACGTCAGAAAAGTTGATCTGGCGTAATTATGTATGTTGGGTGTATATTTATTTTGGGAGCTGGTAGGCTTTTTAAACGAACCTTTACTTAAATAGACATACGGGCATTATAACGAGAGAATTATTTATAATACCTAAAGCTTACGTAGTTAGAAAACAATTCTCGTTAATACgcatttttaagttaaatatacCATAATTGCTAACTTGGTTATGGTGATGAATATTTAGTTCTACTTAAGTTTATTAAGCGTTGATTATAAAAAACACTTGTAATTTTAACAAGATAAGACATCGTTTATCTCTGTAGAGTTCGCGAAAAAAAATGCTTCCCTCTTCTCAGTTATGATTATATGCATTTTATCATCGTTAATATACAAATGCACTCTATAAAAGAAGAACTACTATAATAttaatgagccgcgctctgtgcaaacggggcttgatgcatgtgtgtagagtttCCCAGATAAgcatcaatctcttgcacgacggttacattacattcacctctgtgttgggctcagaacggactattgttatgaaagcgtctcatttatgtcatgatcattccaagcgttcatcattgaggttacagaatactaaacaatctcttgcacgacggttacattgcattcactgcattaaagaaaaccatctcataccatgatatcttatatcagtcttaattcattattataaaattgatatgtttttttatgttaagaaaccaacatacatatacacgtcgaagcaattcctaacgttactcaaaaaaatatgttcaattgtttacatttgtgaagtgcgtggaatgattccatctgcgtaaatgggcaatacattagttccaaagagttgcattgaAACTCGCatgtttttgcacgatttatcgtacatataaaagtcatatttcttaatttaatgcatgcgatcttaaatatccaatcaaatatacgttgaatgcgtttgttcggttttatctattttatagacaaaatggagggctgagcctttcgcagagttgtatgtgagagcaaggaacgacaactctgcgtggagattggataagcatgtgcagttcacACACGTTCATCTATAACGAtgcttttatgttgttttttccttGAAATTAAGTCTTTCTAAActaaaatctagttaaggcggtaAGCGTCGTCCCTTTGTAGAAAGTGCGTACTGCAGAGGCTGTTCgggtcgacacttttcgcacatgcattacaccgcGTGTTAAATTACAAGGCTCATATAGATGTCATTATAATCACGGTTTGTTCTCCAGAATCCATCAGCTTTGCGACGTCAATTTCTTCCTCTCCCCGTCACCACGTGCTGACGCCTCGAGTGTTATAATCTACGTGAAAGTTCCGCTTGAATGTGAGAATGACCCTGAGGATCAACCCGCCCTAGTCCTCTGGAACACTGGTATGAAGATCAAATGACttgaaaaattaaacaataaccgACAACAACTGTCATAGATTAGTTGAAGTTGAACACTAACTGACAACAACTGCCCTAGATCAGTTGCAGTTGAACAATAACTGACAATAACTGCCACAAATCAGTAGAAATCGAACTAAAACTGACTACAACTGCAATAGAACAGTTGAAGTTCAGCAATTACCGACAGCAACTGTCATAAATCAGTTGAAGTTGGACAACAACAGGTAAAACATGTCATAAATCAGTTGAAGTTTGAAATCAACTGCTATTGACCGGTTATGGGTTGGTCAAAAACTGATATTGATCATTTGGCATTGGACAGTAACTGACATTGCCAGTTTAAGTTGGAGAACAACTGTGATTGACCGGTTATAGTTGGATAACAActtaaattgaaaatttaaaatcgGACAGCAACTGACTGGTTGAAGATGGGAAGTTCCTTGATTGGCCGGTTGAAGTTGTCATTGACTGTAGAAATGGAAATCTACGTTCATCGactatttgaaattttgcacATCAACTGTGATTGACATTTTGATTGGCTGCTGTAGAAAAAACTTTTTACATATTATGTCATATTGTTTCAGAGAAAGAAGTCTGGGTGCACATTGACGAAGGATGCAATGAAGTTTTATCGGCAAATATCTCCAATGGGATGTATACAGCAATGGTAATAATGGAAaatcaaagtttaaatgtaacAGTCTTTCTAAGTACTCAACAAACAAGACGTCAGTCGATTTAATGATGAtgaaatatgtacataaacaTTTGGTCCATCAAACTTTATAAAAACGTTCGTTTATGCATTAATAATTTGGTAATATTAGAAAAGGAACGTTTGAATGAAACAGTATTTTAAGTACTCGAAAACAATAAGTAAGTTGATTCAATATTACTGAATTTGGTGCATACGCATTTGATCCGTCAAACTTAATAATAACGCAAGTTTATGCATTTATAATTTGAATTAGCAACGTTTCAAAATAGACTTGtaaataatgggtgtaaaaatgcACCTTATTCTAGATATTTATATAAGCTTGAAATAAGTTTTATGAGCAAATAATCGTTTTTAAACAAAGCTTAAGTCGTTCATTTTCAAAGAGAACGCATTCGGAAGATGATTTGCATGTTTATGGTTATTGGTGTGTAACGCAATGTGCATTTTTTACCCTATGCTTTTCCGTTGCGAATGaagattgtttaatttttatagaTATGTCCAAAGTTGAACAGCGCAGGGCGAAAAAGAAGAGACGCCTCGATTGAACTACAATCACCGATGCATTACAGcctggtaaaaataggaaaagcATTCATCAATTATTCGCCAACAACTGTTTCAGGGGAATTTCATAGTAAGGAAGATGAAATTGCAAACTTTTCTGTTGAAACAGATGATCCCGAAAACGACACTCTggtttttaaaatcatcaaaggGCCAGAAAACATTCAGTGTAACATGACCACTGACGGGCATTTACGGTGGGAGGCGATTGAAGACGATTTCTATGGCGAAGATTACGTCACAGTCGAGGTCACTGAGACAGATTTGCCATCGTTTCAACAATCGGTGGCGGTTACTCAACGATTGACACTTGTAATTCATGGAAGCCCCGATAAGACTGACAGATTCTTTTTCGATTCCAATGACACAATTCATACTGAGGTTCGACCCTATTTACGTCACACGATTTTAGTGAATGCCAACCGGTCATCCATCCAATACGCCGGACGGATTGTCCTCGCGGATGTCGACGGTGGCGAGGTGTTTGCTCCTCTGCCAAGATTCAACGCTCTCGGGGACGCCGCTTTCTCTCTGAAGAAGTTATCTACCACCTCGGATATTCCTCTGGCCAATTACACGACTAAACGCTACAGAACCGTTGAGGCCTATGACGTGGAGTTTGAATACTCCCCAGATCTACAGGGTAATATGACTCTGGATTTCATAGCCAAGAACGCTGGTGACAGCTTTACGCCTGGTGTCACTATCGATGTATATGTGATGGAGAATCCGTGCATTCATGGTCAGTGCCACCATCCCACTCTTGGATATGACGCGTGTGAAGATCCGGCAAGGTCATTGTCATTCAGTGGCTTTGAATGTGTATGCGAACCTGGTAAGCACGCATAACTTTATTATTAATAACCACATACAAGTGATGGGATATATACAAACGGCTTAAATTTTACGTGATTATTATAAagatataataatgttaacataaatgtATGTCGTATGCCCCTGAAGGACCTCATTTTAAACGCCTAACCGTCGATTGGTCAGTCCAGTACATTTTATATCGTAAGTGTCGaatatattaaatacttaaatattgttattttgctTAAACGCTGACTTCCACATATTTAATTCATATTCCGTGGCGTTGAATATAAGTAAATAAGCATGGGAAATACCTAGTCTTGAAACGTTTATAACGATCAATCAACAAtatatcagtgccccagataagctgcgtatctgcgtctttcaccctattaaaatgttttaaaatgcaaagaaatgcaatatcctgcgtattgaaaacgcaaccaatttgacttttacgcaaattcgtcaaatttgatgcgtacgatacaaaaTCTACGATCAAAAaagctttgctcattttaggtattttctctttggaattattatcgtaacgcggtgacgcttacattcagcaagctcagcaaacggtcatagttattcaaacgctatgcggacTGGATTTCATAGTAAAATTTAGCGTCtaaccaaattatttacgacgacaaacatgcgttttcaatctgacttaattcgtcgctcagtgtgcatgtatttgtaaagggTCTGTACTTTTAGTTTCtgttacgatgcgaaataaaaattgctaagagaggtcgaaagacgtccgagattgttgcgcaaaaatatcagccgatcacaaacttttttgaatcaagaaagcaagagccaataagtgcagaatcattcgtgttatcgattttgttagaaactgtgtatacagcagttgagttgacatccaaaaaacattaTGGAAAGTCTGTTActgaacaaacctgtcaaaagtccttggttagaaattgtcgacatttttttaagtttatatcatggacagtttcaaggattaaagatattacgaaacatacgtttattaaaattaatgatgatagtttacagttctattgaatcaatacaagtgtgcagtgtcaacagaagtaaatcagcaattattttaaggtatgcattttattactcatttcactctatttgaagaatggaatcaccctatttttcaaaatcaatgggtgaaaaccctatttgccaaataattatctggggcagtGTATATGCATAAAATCAAGTGTACATTTATACGAACGAAAGTTGTAATAAACTTGGATATCGGTGCATCTCCACTACAACCTCACCCAGTAAAAGCATAACATAGATATGCTTTGAAATGTGACATATTTATTCCGATCTAAAAAAAGAAATTTCGATTAAGGCGTGTCAGTTATTCCCGAACAGTCATGTTGATGTAAAATGAATAAGATTCCAGTTAAAATTGACTGTTACTACCACATATCGTTTTGTTGCTAAACGTCTCGCTTACTATTTCTGAATTCTATGATGTACCCCCGATGAAAGTGGCCATACAATTTCCCATATTTCATGTTGTGTTTTATCAAACAAAGGCTATATTGGCGACTGGTGTCAGATAGAAATCGACGAGTGTGAGTGGAGCACGTGTTCCAATATGTACGACTGCGAGGACCTGGTCAATGGCTACCAGTGCAACATCAACATCCCCAAACTGCTGGCTGTCATCGCCTGTCCTCTCATTGCCCTCATTGTCATCGTGTACGTTTTCAGGAGATATATTTTGAAGCTGAAATACACCAGATTGTCTAGAAGCAGGTATGTTTTTAAGTTATCTATTGCTTTAAGCCCATGTTGGAGCAACGTTCTGCATGAAATTTAACAGACACATTTGGACCATGTTAAGAAAACATTTCTGCTTAAGATTAAGCAATTACTTTGAGACAATGTTGTAGCATATTTCGGACGTTATTTATTGTTGAAGCGACGTTTAATTTTAGATTTAGCTTGCTCTTTTACCTCATTTTGAAGCAGCATTCAGTGCGAAATTTTGCAGTCACGTACGGCCTATATCGAAGAAAAGATTAGCGTCCGATTTGAAAGTCTCTTTCAGCTGATATGAAACTATGTGTAGGATGGAATTTCGCAGGCATTTGTAGCGAATATTGAAGTCAAATGTTAAGGTGAGATTTATCAATCTTTTTTTAAAACTCGTATTGAAGCTGCGCTCACCTTGGAATTAAAAATGTCCTTTTAGACCTTATTGGAGCAGTTTAGGTTCACATCTATCAATCATGTTTTACCTCATATTGAAACATTCGGCATGGAATTTGGAGGTCACAAAGGCTATATTGTAGAAAAGAAGAATGGGATTTATCAATAATTGTTAGCTTA contains the following coding sequences:
- the LOC127863921 gene encoding uncharacterized protein LOC127863921 yields the protein MDYVDVGLKTKAKFNLQNGTFEHKKLYEVRVSALNSAGLASISACSVQVILFPPDVSNIISGPLFANRTNIADDEEPYWTESQSQIGIQWQGGTPDIEFYEWRIGTQADGNDLFPPSKVGINTTGFSAIVHGKVRFSDEDVDRTVSEYRDIVNMSAEERDNFTSASEAEKAFFMVEPGRCVYQSLSAIGLSNLKSNLKKESVCIKRSQDVNLKKEAGKSLLRAVRPVGSSTWMETNDTVAADIYVEIELTTGGITLGTLTNQDLQEAYGSASTADYRPFISNIETTLRKTSRLLRHRIHQLCDVNFFLSPSPRADASSVIIYVKVPLECENDPEDQPALVLWNTEKEVWVHIDEGCNEVLSANISNGMYTAMICPKLNSAGRKRRDASIELQSPMHYSLVKIGKAFINYSPTTVSGEFHSKEDEIANFSVETDDPENDTLVFKIIKGPENIQCNMTTDGHLRWEAIEDDFYGEDYVTVEVTETDLPSFQQSVAVTQRLTLVIHGSPDKTDRFFFDSNDTIHTEVRPYLRHTILVNANRSSIQYAGRIVLADVDGGEVFAPLPRFNALGDAAFSLKKLSTTSDIPLANYTTKRYRTVEAYDVEFEYSPDLQGNMTLDFIAKNAGDSFTPGVTIDVYVMENPCIHGQCHHPTLGYDACEDPARSLSFSGFECVCEPGYIGDWCQIEIDECEWSTCSNMYDCEDLVNGYQCNINIPKLLAVIACPLIALIVIVYVFRRYILKLKYTRLSRSRVGLIEDSGRQIGDNRLATSSGVYMDDKDDVSSENDDVKNWRHNPSFEGRSPLKANPLFLPGKAPPPHHSNFSAFKGGQEKPKPFSLIELNDLNAERIRPIQSRHVDVYKHRFDVTMLAEPSETSVVTLRPSSVSSVGQIPKPGPKVNIPLGPEEFDYMIEKMKKDAGLTAVQT